In a single window of the Eleginops maclovinus isolate JMC-PN-2008 ecotype Puerto Natales chromosome 6, JC_Emac_rtc_rv5, whole genome shotgun sequence genome:
- the dcaf8 gene encoding DDB1- and CUL4-associated factor 8, whose protein sequence is MAEPDGKSTALNGGSEEKDPGEDQHKEEGASGSKEGQTQSSSQDAPKETGEASGDKPMPDVEGEIRANREGEEEEEDTDSMDGSGLYSLTEDGDRESEGGRRERAKEKRAARKRNRPGGVGGTNHSSSSDDDDDDDDEEEEQKDDDDDDDDDDDEAMEAWLGAELCDMRGPIWRSIPSLRSREIGRDSHQFVRRVCGARGLVQRLELQGRLERHTGCVNTLHFNPSGTRLASGSDDLRVVIWDWAIRRAELEFDSGHKSNVFQAKFLPHSGDSTLAMCARDGQIRVAELSATQRCKNTKRVAQHKGAAHKLALEPDSPCSFLSAGEDAVVFGIDLRLDRPANKLVTVKEGDKKVGLYTIYVNPAKTQHFAVGGRDQYVRIYDQRKINENDNNGVLKKFCPSHLVSSESKTNITCLVYSHDGTELLASYNDEDIYLFDSNHSDGADYRRRYKGHRNNATVKGVNFYGPCSEFVVSGSDCGHIYLWDKNSARIVQFMEGDRGGVVNCLEPHPHLPGMATSGLDHDVKLWAPTAECPTGLKGLKEVMKKNKRERDGDSVRHGDQYDTQLLWFLMRHMRNRRPPRARREGADADTDESWSSPDSSDEEEGGPDNVQCMSS, encoded by the exons ATGGCTGAACCTGACGGCAAATCCACTGCGCTGAACG GTGGCTCTGAAGAAAAAGATCCAGGGGAAGATCAACACAAGGAGGAAGGTGCCTCTGGAAGCAAAGAGGGACAAACACAGTCTTCATCTCAAGATG CTCCCAAAGAAACAGGAGAGGCGTCTGGAGACAAGCCTATGCCAGATGTGGAAGGAGAGATAAGGGCAAAccgagagggagaggaggaggaggaagacacagACAGCATGGATGGAAGCGGTCTTTACTCCCTGACTGAGGATGGTGAtagagagagcgagggaggcCGACGGGAGAGGGCAAAGGAGAAAAGAGCAGCCAGAAAGAGGAATAGACCCGGCGGCGTCGGCGGCACCAATCACTCCTCCAGCtcagatgatgatgacgatgatgacgacgaagaagaagaacagaaagatgacgatgatgatgacgacgacgatgatgatgagGCTATGGAGGCGTGGCTGGGAGCAGAGCTCTGTGACATGCGTGGCCCTATATGGAGGTCGATACCCTCACTTCGCTCCAGGGAGATCGGCAGGGACTCACACCAGTTTGTGAGGCGCGTGTGTGGAGCCCGGGGTCTGGTGCAGAGGCTAGAGCTGCAGGGCCGGCTGGAGAGGCACACAGGTTGCGTCAACACGCTGCACTTCAACCCCTCGGGCACACGCCTGGCTTCGGGCAGCGATGACCTGCGAGTGGTGATCTGGGATTGGGCTATCCGCCGTGCTGAGCTGGAGTTTGACAGTGGCCACAAGAGCAATGTCTTTCAG GCGAAGTTCCTGCCTCACAGTGGAGACTCCACCTTGGCCATGTGCGCTCGAGATGGTCAGATCAGAGTGGCTGAACTCTCTGCCACACAACGCTGCAAGAACACCAAGCGGGTGGCACAGCACAAAGGGGCAGCACACAAG CTGGCCCTGGAGCCAGACTCCCCCTGCTCCTTTCTTTCTGCGGGGGAGGACGCTGTGGTGTTTGGTATTGACCTGCGTCTCGACCGCCCTGCTAA TAAACTGGTGACCGTGAAGGAGGGGGATAAAAAAGTGGGCCTGTACACCATCTATGTGAACCCGGCAAAGACACAACACTTTGCTGTGGGAGGAAGAGATCAGTATGTGAG GATCTATGACCAGAGGAAGATCAATGAGAACGATAACAATGGCGTTCTGAAGAAGTTTTGTCCTTCACATCTGGTATCCAGTGAGTCTAAAACCAACATAACCTGCCTCGTGTACAGCCACGATGgcacag agCTCCTGGCCAGTTACAACGACGAAGACATCTACCTGTTTGACTCCAACCACAGTGATGGGGCAGACTATCGCAGGAGATACAAGGGACACCGCAATAATGCTACAG TGAAAGGAGTGAACTTCTACGGGCCATGCAGTGAGTTTGTGGTCAGCGGCAGTGACTGCGGACACATCTACCTGTGGGACAAGAACTCTGCTCGCATTGTCCAGTTTATGGAGGGAGACAGGGGAGGAGTG GTGAACTGTTTGGAGCCACATCCCCACCTGCCAGGCATGGCCACTAGTGGGCTGGACCATGATGTGAAACTGTGGGCCCCCACAGCGGAGTGCCCCACTGGACTCAAGGGTCTGAAAGAG GTGATGAAGAAGAACAAGCGGGAGCGTGATGGGGACAGTGTTCGTCATGGCGACCAGTACGACACCCAGCTGCTGTGGTTCCTGATGAGACACATGAGGAACAGAAGGCCTCCGAGG GCCCGCCGCGAGGGTGCAGACGCAGACACAGACGAGTCGTGGAGCTCTCCGGATTCCTCcgatgaagaggagggaggtCCTGACAACGTCCAGTGCATGTCCTCctga